TGGAAGCGCGGGTCGCTCAGGCTTTGCTGCTGGGGCGGGAGGAAAGTCTCCACCAGCCGCGTTTCGAGCGGCATCGGCTTCTGGCTGAGGGCGTCCACGTAAAGCTGCGTTTCCTTGGTGTCGTCGATCTGGCCGTGGATCCGCGGCGCGATCACAAGGAAAGAATAATCGTTTTCCTTGAGATAGGCCTCGATGCCGGGCGTATGGAAACCACCGGTAATGATCGCCATGATCTGCTGCTTCCCGGATTCCATTTCCCCGACCGCTCTCTCGATCAGGATCTTGTCGCGTTTGAGAGCTGCGGAATAATAACGCTCCACGCGGCCAAGATCCTGATCAAGGATCTCCAAAAGGGACGGCAATCCATTGGAGAACTGATGTTGCTTTAAGAGCGGTACGAGGAAATTACGGAATGTCTCTGCCTTGAATTCGTCGCGGTATGTGTAGAAAAAGTCTGCGTCCTGCTTGGTCAGGGTGAAATTGAACATCTTCTGGTAAATCTCGAAAATGCGGAACAGCCGGTCCAGCTGCACTTCCTCTTCGTTGCGGAACAGCTTGTTCTTGATGTCCCGCTCGAGCGCCTCGATCTCGCTGAAGATCGCGACGTCGATCGAATCGTAGAGCCTCATATATTTAAGGTAGCGCAGGACCTCGTCGTACTTCTGGGCCAGCTCTTCCTGCCCGGCCCCCTGCGTCGACTGCATGTTCTGGATTTCGACCTGGAGATAGCCGTAATAGTCCGCGCGCTTCATCTTCTTCATGCGGAACTGGACCGTGTTGGTCAGAAACTCGGAGAGTTTTTCACGCGTGAGGACGTTTTTCAGGTCGTTGATCAGGTCTTCGATGCTTTTTTCGGCTTTGTCGAAATCGATTTCTTTTTCGAGATCGATGAGCGAGAGAAGCGAGTGCATGCCCGGATAATCGTAAAGGGCGATGTTTTCTTTGCGGGCCGTTTCCACGAGATGGCGGACGTAACTCACGAGTTCGTTGCCGCCGGACTGGAAGGCCTGCCGGTAATGCAGCATGTCCCGCAGATCATCGGAGAAAACGAACCGGGAAACATCGTCCATCAGCTTTCCGAGGTCCGCCAGAACTTTTTCGTCTCGGTCTTTGTATTGCAGGGCGTCGAGATAAGCGCGCCTGTTTTCTTCATAGATCTGGCGGTCTTCCACGCCGTACAGGTTCAGTTCCGGCCGGTCGACGATCGCGAGGTATTCGGGCCCCGTCAAACGGGCTTCTTTCAAAAAGTAATCCGCGACATTTTTGCGGGCTTCTTTGTTCGGAAAAAACGAAAAGAGTTCGGTGAAGAGTTCGCCCTCGGCGCCTTCCAGGTTGATCAGTTTAAGACCGTAATTTTTGGCGAAATAATCAAGGATGCCCGCGATGTTGCGCTGGGCCTCTTCATTTGCATGAGCGTCCTGGATGTGGATGACGATGCGGTCGCGGGAACCCTGGAAGTTTTTCTTGATTTCGCCGAGCGCCTCGGGAAGGGCCACGGCATCGAGCTTGGCGCGGGTAGGCCAATCGTAAGAAGAAGGAACAGCAACGTCGACTTTATTCCGGTTGGCAAGGCTTTGCACCAGCCCCCCGCCGTCCGCCCATACCACATCATGTACGATGAAGATCAGGGCGACCAGGAGCGCAACAGTGCGGAGCCATGGTTTCGCTCTACGCGTTTGCCAATCTATCATGAGGATTTGCCGTCCCTATGTTTTGCTGGCCAAATTGACGTGCTAACTTACCGACTACTTAAAAAATTGATTTATATTGTTATATTTAAACTATATATCAAAGTTTTTAAACTCACAATAGTATAGACCGAAATAATTGTAAGTTAAATACTTGATAAAAGTTTTTATGAAGTAAGTATAGCCGCCACTTTCTAAATTGTCAATCGGAACTTTAGGCAGAAAGGGAGTTTAGCCTGGTTTTAAGGAAAGCCCCTACAATAAGGGGTTTATTCTTCGGGATCGTCTTCCGGGGTCTTCTTCGGGGCGAGGTTATCTTCGATGCATTTGACCAGGTCCTTGGTACTGACCGGCTTAGAAAGGGCAGGTTTAATGGTAAACGGCCGCCCCCCTACCACTCCGCCGAAGGCTTCGCTTTGCCCCTTGCCCACGGTAGCGGTAAGAAAAACGATGGGGGTGTTATTGATCTTTTCCGTTTCTCGGATTTCGATGGCCACCTCCGTACCACGCTTGTCCGGCATAATCACGTCCAGAAGAATGAGGTCGGGTTTGAAGTCTTTGGCCGCCTGCAGCCCCTGGGCGCCTTTGGTCTCCACGCGGACCTCGAACTTTCCGAGGGCTTCCAGGTTTTTTTTGATCATGCTTGCGAATTTTTCTTCATCGTCGATAACAAGGATTTTTTTCTTTGCCGGGTCTGCCATGATTCCTCCTGTTAAAATTTCAGCGTGACTTTGGCGCCGTTTTTCTTTCGGTTTTCGATTTTTATTTCCCCTTTGTGCATTTCGACGATGCTTCGAACGACCGAAAGGCCCAAACCGGTGCCGCCGAGTCCGCGGCGCGTCGTAATGAACGGGTCAAAAATCTTGTCTAGAATCTCCGCAGGGATGCCCGTTCCTGTATCTTCTATTTCGACCACGACGCGAAATTCTCCAGCAGGAGGATCCAGGCGACGCGTCGTCAAAATAAGGTCGCCTCCCTGAGGCATCGCGTGAATGGCATTGGAGAACAGGTTAACAAAAACCTGCATCATCCTGTTTTTGTCGAGCGGCAGCGGAGAAACGCCCGAATCGTATTTCTTGGAAGTTTGGACTTTATTATTCATCAGCAGGTGCTTGACCAGATTCAGCGATTCATCCATGACTGAATGCAAATCCACGTTTTCCATCATGGGTTCCACGGGAGCGGCAAAATCCAGGAGACCTTTGATGACAGCGTCGGCCCGGCGCACCGCGTCGATCATGTCCTGCAGGACGCTTGCCTTTTCCTGATCTGCATCACCCATCGTCTGCTGTAAATATTCCGCGCCTTGAAGCAGGATCGCCAGGGGGTTTTTGACCTCATGAGCCACGCCCGCGGCTAAGCGGCCCACCGATTGCAATTTCTCCGCCTGGATGAGCTGGTCCTGGGTGGAACGCAGACGTTCATTGACCCGTTTCAATTCCATCAGGGCTTCGATGAGCTTCTGCTCGTTCTTTAATTGCTCCTGAATGGCGTCTTTGAGCTTTTCCTCGACCTTGACCTGGTCCGAGATCTCCCGAAAAAAAAGCATCAGGCCGGCAAGCGTGTTGTTGTCAAACACCGGATGGACAACGAAGTTCACCGTCAAGGTCCCGCCCTTTTTGTCATAAAAAGAGACCTGATCGGCGGCGCGCAGTTGTCCGTCGCGGAGGGTTTCCAACATTTCTTTCCCTGGATTCAAAGCCGGCGGTGAAAGGCCTGTATCCGGCATCAGGATCTCCTCGAGGCTGTGGCCGAGAATCTCCTTCACGCTCCGTCCGAGCATCCGGCACGCAGAAGCATTCGTTTGAACAGCCCTGCCGTTCAGGTCCGTCTCCACGATTCCTTCGGTCACGGCATTCACGATCAAAGCCTTCCTCAGCTGGCTGCTCAGGAGCGCGATCTGGAGATCTTTCTTGGAAGCGGCATTCTTAAGCCAATGCGCCAGAAGCTCCGCGTCCAGGCTCGCCTTGGGAAGATAATCGGCAAATCCCATCTGCAGGGCCTGGGCGGCCGCCCGCTCATCATTGTTGCGGATGAGCGCAAGAACAGGGATTTGTTTGGACTCGGAAGAGAATTTTTCAACGCGATCGGGACGTCCGGAAAAAAAATCGAAATTGACCAGAATGATGGAAGGCAAAAAACCGCGGATCTTCGACAAGCCCTCTTCGAGGTCCGCCGCTCTATAAATCTGCAGGCTCGCTATTTTCTGCGATTCCAGCAGCCCTTCCAAAAAGTCGGCATCCTGGGCATTGTTTTCGATGAGAAGGACCTTCATGACGACACACCGGTCTTCGGGAATAAACCAGATTCAGGAAGGAAATGTTGGGGCGCGGGACGTAGGAAGCGAGGATTACTCTTCCCCAAGATTGCTTCGCACTTTTTTTAGCAGGTCTTCCGGGCGGTAGGGCTTCACCATGTAGTCCTTGACGCCTTCGAGCTCGAACAGGTCTTTCATCTTATCCTTGGCAGTCAGGACAATCACGGGAGTCGCCTTGATGGCCTCATTGCGCTTGAGCGTCCTTACGAAAGTGTAGCCGTCCATCTTGGGCATGAGAACATCGACGATGATGAGATCGGGATGTTCTTTTTGGACTTGCAGGAGGCCTTCTTCCCCGTCATGAGCCGTCACTACCTGATAGGAACACGCCACCAAACGGTTCTTCAGCAGTTCCACGATGTGGGGGTCGTCGTCAATGACTAGGATTTTTTTTGACATTCATCCTCAATGCCTTCGCCGGGAGAGGGCCCGATGTCGGCCCCTAAAATATCGGCCTCTCTCCAGGGAAAATTAAGCGAAGATGGTGGACCTGAGGAGGATCGAACTCCTGACCTCATCGTTGCGAACGATGCGCTCTCCCAGCTGAGCTACAGGCCCATTGAATTTTTAGTCCAGACGCGAAAAGGATTCCGACGCGTTAAGAAACTGGCGGAGCACTTCAAAGACCTTTTCCTGGCCTAATTCATTAAAAATTTCATGATAAAACCCCTCGAAGATTTGCATCTCTTTGTGGGGTGACTTCACTTTGTCAAAGAAAGCCTTCGTTTTTTCCCGGTCCACGACTTTTTCAAGCCCAGACATCAGGATGTAAACGGGAAAAGGGAAATCAAATGCCGGTTCGGCATCAATTTTGCGGCCATATGTTATCATTTCCGCCAGCAATCGAACAGAAATTTTTCGCTTAATGAGCGGGTCCTTTTTGTAGGCCTCGATCTCTTCGGGATTATGCGACAAGTGCGGCGGGTAGACGGGATTGGCATACACGAGCCTCGGGTGAATCCGGTTGAGCATCGCGTTGAATGCGATCAGAAAGGAAGACAGCTTGAGCCCCAGGCACGGTGACGATAAAATCAAGCACGCAATTTCTTCCGGAAACCGCTTCGCCCAATGGACCGCGACAAGCCCGCCGAGGCTGTGCCCGAACAGAATGATCTTACCGTTCACACCGTGGCGTTTTCTCAAAAAATCCCGGAACGCGGTGAGGTCGTCCACAAACCGGTCGAGCGAATCAATATAAACCTCGCGTCCCCCTGAACGCCCCATACCCCGCGCGTCGTACATGGCCAGGGATATCTTCTGCGTTTCGAGATGACGGACAAATTTATGATACCGGCCGCAGTGCTCGCCGTGTCCATGGACGATGATCATGGTCCTCTTGGCGTCGGGATTAGCGTAATAGCGGTAAAATAATTTTGTCCCGTCCTGCGCTTGAAAAAAATCCTGCTCTTCCATGCCGCTGCTTTCAGGAAACGGTCCTGAAAGACTCTCCTTTTTGATACATGGCTTCGACCACCGATTGGAACTTTTCCAAAACCGCCTTCCGTTTGATTTTCAGGGTAGGCGTCAGCTCTCCCCCTTCGACGGTCAGGTCCTTTTCGAGAAGCGTGAAATATTTGATCTGTTCATACCGCGCGAGATTCGCCGTCTTGGCCTTAATATGCTCCTCGGCCCACTGCAGGATCTGGGGATCTTTGAGGAGTTCCGCCCACGGCCGCTGCAGTCCCAGAGCGGCGGCATGCCCCTCGAATTCGGTGCGGTTAGGGACGATCAGGGCCACAAGATAGTTCCGCTTGTCGCCGACCACCACGGCCTGGAGGAAGATGCGGTCTGCGGTCAGTGTGTTTTCGATGTTCTGCGGGGAGATATTCTTCCCGCCCGAGGTTACGATGATGTCTTTTTTCCGATCTGTGATTTTCAAAAAACCTTCCGCATCGATTTCTCCGATATCTCCGGTACGAAACCAGTCTCCGTCAAACACCTGCCGCGTGGCCTCGGGATTCTTGTAATAACCTTTCATGACGCACGGTCCCTTGGTGAGGATTTCGCCGTCCTCCGCGATTTTGACTTCCACGTTGGGAAGCGGCTTCCCTACGGTTCCCAATTTGAGCGCATTGGGACAGTTCACCGCAATGACCGGGGAGGTTTCGGTGAGTCCGTATCCTTCCAAAATAACGACGCCGGCTGCGTAAAAAAATTCCGCGAGCTCTTTGGAAAGCGGGGCCCCGCCCGAAATAAAAAACCGGATACGCCCTCCGAGCTTGCCGCGCAGTTTATTGAAAACCAGAAGCGCGGCAATGCCTCTTTTGAATTTCAAAGCAGGCGAAGGCTGTTTCTTACGCAGGTTGACGGCTGCGTACTCCCGCCCCGTTTTCACGGCCCAGGCAAACAGAGCTTTGCGGAGCGGCGAGGCATGCTCGATCTTTTCCATGATACGCGCATGCATTTTTTCGTAGAGGCGCGGGACGCTGGCCGCAATCGTCGGTCGCACTTTCATCATGTCGTCGGGAACGCTCTGCATACTTTCCGCGTAGGCAATGGCAGCGCCGTGAAAAATCATGAAATAATAGCCGGCAAGGCGCTCGAAGACGTGGCTCAAGGGCAGAAAAGAAAGCGCGACATCGTCTTCCCGGACTTCGATGACTTCGCTGGCGCCGAGGTAATTCGCCACGAAATTCCGGTGGGTCAGCATGACTCCTTTCGGAGGGCCCGTGGTGCCGGAAGTATAGATTAGCGTCGCAAGATCTTCGGGCGACGTCTTGTCTATTTCCTGGCGCACCGTGTCGGGCGAGCGTTTTTTTTCTTCTTCTCCTTTTTTCAGAAAACCGTCGAATCCGGGCCCGTCGAAGAGGACGAGCATCCGGAGCGCCTGGTAGCCCGACAATGCCTCCTGAATGCGCGCCTGCTGTTCTTGCGTGGAGACAAACAGGACCTCGATACCGGCATTTTCCAGGATGTAACGGATGTCTTTGCAGGAGGAGGTGGGATAAATGGGAACCGTGACGGCTCCAAGCGACAAAATACCGAGATCGGCGACAGTCCATTCAGGCCGGTTTTCGGAAAGGATTCCGACGCGGTCCCCTCGGCGCACGCTGGCCGCATGAAGCGCGAAGGCCGCCGCCTCGACTTTGGCAGCCCATTCCTTCCAGGTCCAGCCCACGTAATCGCCTGAGGGACGGGTCTTATAGAAGAGCGCTTTTCTGTCCCGGAACCGGTCCACCCGCGCGAGGTAAAGCTGGACCAGGTTGGATGACAACTCCTGATTGTCCATCGGACCTCCGGAAGATACTGTTGCTGGCCGCGGACTGGCGGGGCTAAAGGGGCTGTTCTTGATCCTGAGATTCTTCGGAGGGGCCCTGGTCGAACGAATCGACGGTTGCCTTGTTCTTTTCGGTTTCTTGTCCGATCAGACGCATTTTTTCCTGCCGCAGAATCTCATCCACATCCTCAGATTTGACCTCACCCGCGTCCTTCTTCTTTTCTTGGATCTCCTCGAGTAATTTGCGGTGGATCTTAGCCTGGTCTGTTATTTGTTCGATTTGGGCAATTTGCGCTTGGCGGGCTTGCTTGATTTTCTCATTCGCGCGGATGATTTCGCTGATCTGCTTTTGAATCCGGATCACCTGGAGGTCGCGGAAAACATTGCTTCCCCCTCCCCCTCCTCCCGACGCGGGAGCTGCATTGACGGATGCCGGCGGAAGAGCGGCCGCTTTCTGCGATTCGGTGACGCCTTTCGGCGCGGCCTTCATTTTATCAGGAGCCGACCGCGGTGCTTCGTCCTCGGCCACGGCATCCGGAAGTTGGAAATCGTCGGATGTAACCTGCTGTTTCATGTCTTCGGTCGTCATCTCCAAAACATTCGGGCGGGTCAATTCGGCATCATCGGAAGGCATCGAAAGGCTGCTGGAAGACTGGGACAGGGAATCGGATTTCTGCTTTTCCTGTTTTTTCCCGAAAGTAAAACCCAAACTCAAACACACCGAGAGAGTTACAACAAGGAACTGCCGGTGAAGCATATTTCCCCTTTCGAGCCTATTCCCCGCGTCATGAAACGGGGGCCGCAGATGTTGCTAAAAGTTATCGGCCTTTTATCTTAAGGATTAAGAGCTGTGCACTCAAATACTAGCATGGAAACTTAAATTTGTCATCCAACCATCAAAAAGGAGCCAAAACTATCATCATTCAGCCAAAAGTTGTTTAATTTCATT
The Verrucomicrobiia bacterium genome window above contains:
- a CDS encoding lysophospholipase, with the protein product MEEQDFFQAQDGTKLFYRYYANPDAKRTMIIVHGHGEHCGRYHKFVRHLETQKISLAMYDARGMGRSGGREVYIDSLDRFVDDLTAFRDFLRKRHGVNGKIILFGHSLGGLVAVHWAKRFPEEIACLILSSPCLGLKLSSFLIAFNAMLNRIHPRLVYANPVYPPHLSHNPEEIEAYKKDPLIKRKISVRLLAEMITYGRKIDAEPAFDFPFPVYILMSGLEKVVDREKTKAFFDKVKSPHKEMQIFEGFYHEIFNELGQEKVFEVLRQFLNASESFSRLD
- a CDS encoding ATP-binding protein, which produces MKVLLIENNAQDADFLEGLLESQKIASLQIYRAADLEEGLSKIRGFLPSIILVNFDFFSGRPDRVEKFSSESKQIPVLALIRNNDERAAAQALQMGFADYLPKASLDAELLAHWLKNAASKKDLQIALLSSQLRKALIVNAVTEGIVETDLNGRAVQTNASACRMLGRSVKEILGHSLEEILMPDTGLSPPALNPGKEMLETLRDGQLRAADQVSFYDKKGGTLTVNFVVHPVFDNNTLAGLMLFFREISDQVKVEEKLKDAIQEQLKNEQKLIEALMELKRVNERLRSTQDQLIQAEKLQSVGRLAAGVAHEVKNPLAILLQGAEYLQQTMGDADQEKASVLQDMIDAVRRADAVIKGLLDFAAPVEPMMENVDLHSVMDESLNLVKHLLMNNKVQTSKKYDSGVSPLPLDKNRMMQVFVNLFSNAIHAMPQGGDLILTTRRLDPPAGEFRVVVEIEDTGTGIPAEILDKIFDPFITTRRGLGGTGLGLSVVRSIVEMHKGEIKIENRKKNGAKVTLKF
- a CDS encoding response regulator — encoded protein: MADPAKKKILVIDDEEKFASMIKKNLEALGKFEVRVETKGAQGLQAAKDFKPDLILLDVIMPDKRGTEVAIEIRETEKINNTPIVFLTATVGKGQSEAFGGVVGGRPFTIKPALSKPVSTKDLVKCIEDNLAPKKTPEDDPEE
- a CDS encoding response regulator, whose amino-acid sequence is MSKKILVIDDDPHIVELLKNRLVACSYQVVTAHDGEEGLLQVQKEHPDLIIVDVLMPKMDGYTFVRTLKRNEAIKATPVIVLTAKDKMKDLFELEGVKDYMVKPYRPEDLLKKVRSNLGEE
- a CDS encoding long-chain fatty acid--CoA ligase; amino-acid sequence: MDNQELSSNLVQLYLARVDRFRDRKALFYKTRPSGDYVGWTWKEWAAKVEAAAFALHAASVRRGDRVGILSENRPEWTVADLGILSLGAVTVPIYPTSSCKDIRYILENAGIEVLFVSTQEQQARIQEALSGYQALRMLVLFDGPGFDGFLKKGEEEKKRSPDTVRQEIDKTSPEDLATLIYTSGTTGPPKGVMLTHRNFVANYLGASEVIEVREDDVALSFLPLSHVFERLAGYYFMIFHGAAIAYAESMQSVPDDMMKVRPTIAASVPRLYEKMHARIMEKIEHASPLRKALFAWAVKTGREYAAVNLRKKQPSPALKFKRGIAALLVFNKLRGKLGGRIRFFISGGAPLSKELAEFFYAAGVVILEGYGLTETSPVIAVNCPNALKLGTVGKPLPNVEVKIAEDGEILTKGPCVMKGYYKNPEATRQVFDGDWFRTGDIGEIDAEGFLKITDRKKDIIVTSGGKNISPQNIENTLTADRIFLQAVVVGDKRNYLVALIVPNRTEFEGHAAALGLQRPWAELLKDPQILQWAEEHIKAKTANLARYEQIKYFTLLEKDLTVEGGELTPTLKIKRKAVLEKFQSVVEAMYQKGESFRTVS